From a region of the Impatiens glandulifera chromosome 4, dImpGla2.1, whole genome shotgun sequence genome:
- the LOC124934613 gene encoding alpha carbonic anhydrase 7-like: MEKIRSISTLHILFFILFLASSNYTTASEKHEYAGEFSYEYDSERGPERWGEIREEWSMCKNGRMQSPIDLSNERVEMVSHLGIVKRKYKPSIATLINKGHDMQLSWKGDAGSIEINETKYELDQCHWHSPSEHTINGRRFDLEAHLVHKSKSGKIAVISIIYKLGHADYFLSQLKEDLIDLKDKLEMEKMVGIVDPRMIEIGNHKYYRYHGSLTTPPCNETVNWTVVNKVMTVSREQLKVLRKAIHDESGSNARPLQSINERTVQYYNPEDY, translated from the exons ATGGAGAAAATTAGAAGCATTAGTACTCTTCATATacttttcttcattttgttcTTAGCTTCTTCCAATTATACAACAGCATCTGAGAAACATG AGTATGCGGGAGAGTTCAGCTACGAGTATGATAGCGAAAGGGGACCGGAACGATGGGGAGAAATACGAGAAGAATGGAGCATGTGTAAAAATGGAAGGATGCAGTCTCCAATTGATCTTTCGAATGAGAGAGTTGAAATGGTTTCCCATTTAGGGATTGTTAAAAGGAAATACAAGCCATCCATTGCCACCCTCATTAATAAAGGCCATGACATGCAg tTGAGTTGGAAAGGCGACGCGGGATctattgaaataaatgaaactaaatatgAACTCGACCAATGTCATTGGCATTCACCTTCTGAGCATACCATTAACGGTCGAAG ATTTGATCTCGAGGCTCACTTGGTTCATAAGAGCAAGAGCGGAAAAATTGCCGTTATAAGTATCATTTACAAACTTGGACATGCCGATTATTTCTTAAGCCAG TTAAAGGAAGATTTGATAGACCTTAAAGACAAACTAGAAATGGAGAAAATGGTGGGGATTGTAGATCCGAGAATGATTGAGATTGGAAATCATAAATATTACCGTTATCATGGTTCTTTAACTACTCCTCCATGCAATGAAACTGTTAATTGGACGGTAGTCAATAAAGTAATGACAGTATCTAGAGAACAACTAAAAGTGTTGCGGAAGGCAATTCATGATGAATCCGGGAGCAATGCCAGACCATTACAATCCATAAATGAACGTACAGTTCAATATTATAATCCTGAAGATTATTAA